A genomic window from Pseudonocardia broussonetiae includes:
- a CDS encoding primary-amine oxidase, whose amino-acid sequence MTHPLDPLSADEFRQVAALLRREKGVERPGWRIAGIELREPVKGAAPGHREARAVVWDTAGGTAHVALLDLTTDALTDWEARPGQQPNATVDEWHECDEAMRAHPDVVAALAERGITDPSLTLIDVWTYGGHRIPDAHRGRRLGWCDVWLRAAPGANPYAHPVAGLKLVVDLNTMELLEVQDTARPGFPEVQGEYDPAHVPGYAARTDRRPLEITQPEGVSFTLDGHALSWQSWRLRIGFTHREGLVLHEVGWQDGDELRPIAHRLSFAEMVVPYRDPTPQHADRTAFDIGEWGLGFMTTSLELGCDCLGEIRYLDAVLHDTAGEPVEIPHAICLHEEDNGILWKHVDGQAGAQVRRMRRMVVSTHVTVANYEYLVYWRLYEDGSIECEVRATGIMVTTPFTGEAPPYGVVVDRDTYAPIHQHFIVARLDMDVDGPTNTVVQTQTEAPPMGPDNPDGLALVQRSTPVTVEGGLDVDWASQRAWKITNPRRRNAHGAPTAYKLVPGAAIPPMLDPAAPLLRRAGVLAHQLWVTPYAPDERWPSGEFVNQSEVDEGLPVWTAAGRPVTEADVVLWYVFGIHHVPRVEDWPVMPADTVSFWLKPTGFFDANPALDVAPSH is encoded by the coding sequence GTGACGCACCCCCTGGACCCGCTGTCCGCCGACGAGTTCCGCCAGGTCGCCGCGCTGCTGCGCCGGGAGAAGGGCGTCGAGCGCCCGGGCTGGCGCATCGCGGGCATCGAGCTGCGCGAGCCGGTGAAGGGGGCCGCGCCGGGCCACCGCGAGGCCCGCGCCGTCGTCTGGGACACCGCCGGGGGCACCGCGCACGTCGCCCTGCTCGACCTCACCACCGACGCCCTCACGGACTGGGAGGCCCGTCCGGGGCAGCAACCGAACGCCACCGTCGACGAGTGGCACGAGTGCGACGAGGCCATGCGCGCGCACCCCGACGTCGTCGCGGCACTGGCCGAGCGCGGCATCACCGACCCGTCGCTGACGCTCATCGACGTCTGGACCTACGGCGGCCACCGCATCCCCGACGCGCACCGCGGCCGGCGCCTCGGCTGGTGCGACGTGTGGCTGCGCGCGGCGCCGGGCGCGAACCCGTACGCCCACCCCGTGGCCGGGCTGAAGCTCGTCGTCGACCTCAACACGATGGAGCTGCTGGAGGTCCAGGACACCGCGCGGCCCGGGTTCCCCGAGGTCCAGGGCGAGTACGACCCCGCGCACGTCCCCGGCTACGCGGCCCGCACCGACCGGAGGCCGCTGGAGATCACCCAGCCCGAGGGCGTCTCGTTCACCCTCGACGGCCATGCGCTGAGCTGGCAGAGCTGGCGGCTGCGGATCGGGTTCACGCACCGCGAGGGCCTGGTGCTGCACGAGGTCGGCTGGCAGGACGGCGACGAGCTCCGGCCGATCGCGCACCGCCTGTCGTTCGCCGAGATGGTCGTCCCCTACCGCGACCCCACCCCGCAGCACGCCGACCGCACCGCCTTCGACATCGGCGAGTGGGGCCTGGGCTTCATGACGACGTCGCTGGAGCTGGGCTGCGACTGCCTCGGCGAGATCCGCTACCTCGACGCCGTCCTGCACGACACCGCGGGCGAGCCGGTGGAGATCCCGCACGCGATCTGCCTGCACGAGGAGGACAACGGGATCCTCTGGAAGCACGTCGACGGGCAGGCGGGCGCGCAGGTCCGGCGGATGCGCCGCATGGTCGTCTCGACGCACGTGACCGTCGCCAACTACGAGTACCTCGTCTACTGGCGCCTCTACGAGGACGGCTCGATCGAGTGCGAGGTGCGCGCCACCGGGATCATGGTGACGACGCCGTTCACCGGCGAGGCGCCGCCGTACGGGGTGGTCGTCGACCGCGACACCTACGCCCCGATCCACCAGCACTTCATCGTCGCGCGTCTGGACATGGACGTCGACGGGCCGACGAACACGGTGGTGCAGACGCAGACCGAGGCGCCGCCGATGGGCCCCGACAACCCCGACGGGCTGGCGCTCGTGCAGCGCTCCACGCCGGTCACCGTCGAGGGCGGCCTCGACGTCGACTGGGCGAGCCAGCGCGCCTGGAAGATCACGAACCCGCGGCGGCGCAACGCCCACGGCGCCCCGACGGCCTACAAGCTGGTGCCGGGCGCGGCGATCCCGCCGATGCTCGACCCGGCCGCCCCGCTGCTGCGCCGCGCCGGGGTGCTCGCGCACCAGCTGTGGGTCACCCCGTACGCGCCCGACGAGCGGTGGCCGAGCGGGGAGTTCGTCAACCAGTCCGAGGTCGACGAGGGGCTGCCGGTCTGGACGGCCGCCGGGCGTCCGGTGACCGAGGCCGACGTCGTGCTCTGGTACGTCTTCGGCATCCACCACGTGCCGCGCGTCGAGGACTGGCCGGTGATGCCCGCCGACACCGTGAGCTTCTGGCTCAAGCCGACCGGCTTCTTCGACGCCAACCCCGCGCTGGACGTGGCGCCGTCGCACTGA
- a CDS encoding dihydrofolate reductase family protein, protein MGLIHLALFATLDLVGQAPGGPEEDPDGFPFGGWQAPLIDDEAGAQIAASYEGTDALLLGRRTYDIFAAHWPHQDDAFGDLFNAVPKYVASRGTPDLSWAGSTQLGPDLPAAVREVRDRHEHVKVVGSLDLVQTLLREGLADRLDLWLHPVLLGVGKKVFDGGVVPAGTTLLAPPATTGKGVVHLHYGITGGVPATGDMTR, encoded by the coding sequence ATGGGCCTCATCCACCTCGCGCTGTTCGCCACCCTCGACCTCGTCGGGCAGGCGCCCGGCGGGCCGGAGGAGGACCCCGACGGCTTCCCGTTCGGCGGCTGGCAGGCCCCGCTGATCGACGACGAGGCCGGGGCGCAGATCGCCGCCTCCTACGAGGGCACCGACGCCCTCCTGCTCGGTCGGCGGACCTACGACATCTTCGCGGCGCACTGGCCCCACCAGGACGACGCCTTCGGGGACCTGTTCAACGCCGTCCCGAAGTACGTGGCCTCCCGCGGAACGCCCGACCTGTCGTGGGCCGGCTCGACGCAGCTCGGCCCGGACCTGCCCGCCGCGGTGCGCGAGGTGCGCGACCGCCACGAGCACGTGAAGGTCGTCGGCAGCCTCGACCTGGTGCAGACGCTGCTGCGCGAGGGTCTGGCCGACCGCCTCGACCTGTGGCTGCACCCCGTCCTGCTCGGCGTCGGCAAGAAGGTGTTCGACGGCGGCGTGGTGCCCGCGGGCACCACGCTCCTCGCGCCGCCGGCGACGACCGGGAAGGGCGTCGTGCACCTGCACTACGGGATCACCGGCGGCGTGCCCGCGACCGGGGACATGACCCGCTGA
- a CDS encoding DUF4383 domain-containing protein, with the protein MNNLWRDSTRRLDAVHRIGAVVFGLGLWVFGGLGLADGLPLFSTAGQPVLGLSSNGLLSWVSLVVGAVLVAGGIRGGRTASTILTVVGAAFLLSGVANVLVLDGPLNLLAFRMSNVVFSLVSGGLLLILGSYGRFTGRLPEDNPYADGSRTTDADGVPEPVRIEDVATSRAAVEMAEAERADARRTATPAQRSALDAVRRTRRPEDRLRGWREEYTD; encoded by the coding sequence ATGAACAACCTCTGGCGCGATTCGACCCGACGCCTGGACGCGGTGCACCGCATCGGCGCCGTCGTGTTCGGCCTCGGTCTCTGGGTGTTCGGGGGCCTCGGTCTCGCGGACGGCCTGCCGCTGTTCTCCACCGCCGGGCAGCCGGTGCTGGGGCTCTCGTCGAACGGCCTGCTGTCGTGGGTGTCGCTCGTGGTCGGTGCGGTGCTCGTCGCCGGTGGGATCCGCGGCGGGCGCACGGCGTCGACGATCCTCACCGTCGTCGGCGCCGCGTTCCTGCTCTCCGGCGTCGCCAACGTGCTCGTGCTCGACGGCCCGCTCAACCTGCTGGCGTTCCGGATGTCGAACGTCGTGTTCAGCCTGGTCTCCGGGGGCCTGCTGCTGATCCTCGGCTCGTACGGCCGGTTCACCGGCCGGCTGCCCGAGGACAACCCCTACGCCGACGGCAGCCGGACGACCGACGCCGACGGCGTGCCCGAGCCGGTGCGGATCGAGGACGTCGCCACCTCCCGCGCGGCCGTGGAGATGGCCGAGGCCGAGCGCGCCGACGCCCGGCGCACGGCCACCCCGGCGCAGCGCTCGGCGCTCGACGCGGTGCGCCGCACCCGCCGCCCCGAGGACCGGCTGCGCGGCTGGCGCGAGGAGTACACCGACTGA
- a CDS encoding saccharopine dehydrogenase family protein: MRILVVGAGGVGGSVAAIAARRGFVELLVVADFDAGRARAVVDTVADPRFVAARVDASDEAAVAALIAEHGVAALLNATDPRFVMPLFRACLAAGVTYLDMAMSMSLPHATAPYTQPGVKLGDEQFALDDAFRGAGVLALVGMGVEPGLSDVFARFAADHLFSVIDELGVRDGSDLRVEGRGFAPPFSIWTLIEECLNPPVVWERERGWFTTEPFSGAEVFDFPEGIGPLECVNVEHEEVLLMPRWVDAKRVTFKYGLGEKVIDVLRTLHELGLSSTVPVRVGDVSVSPREVVAACLPDPAGLGPTMTGRTCAGVWVSGVGVDGEPREVYLYHVVDNAWSMREYGCQAVVWQTAVNPVVALELLATGVWSGRGVLGPEAFDAVPFLDLLTAYGSPWGLREGG; the protein is encoded by the coding sequence ATGCGGATCCTGGTGGTGGGTGCCGGTGGCGTCGGCGGTTCGGTCGCGGCCATCGCGGCGCGCCGGGGGTTCGTCGAGCTGCTGGTCGTGGCCGACTTCGACGCCGGGCGCGCGCGGGCGGTGGTCGACACCGTCGCCGACCCCCGGTTCGTCGCCGCGCGCGTCGACGCCTCCGACGAGGCCGCCGTCGCCGCGCTGATCGCCGAGCACGGGGTGGCGGCGCTGCTCAACGCCACCGACCCCCGGTTCGTCATGCCGCTGTTCCGGGCGTGCCTCGCGGCCGGGGTCACCTACCTGGACATGGCGATGTCGATGTCGCTGCCGCACGCGACCGCGCCCTACACGCAGCCCGGGGTGAAGCTGGGCGACGAGCAGTTCGCGCTCGACGACGCGTTCCGCGGGGCGGGGGTGCTCGCGCTCGTCGGGATGGGCGTGGAGCCCGGCCTGTCCGACGTCTTCGCGCGCTTCGCCGCCGACCACCTGTTCTCCGTGATCGACGAGCTCGGCGTGCGCGACGGCTCGGACCTGCGCGTCGAGGGCCGGGGCTTCGCGCCGCCGTTCTCGATCTGGACGCTGATCGAGGAGTGCCTCAACCCGCCCGTCGTGTGGGAGCGCGAGCGCGGCTGGTTCACCACCGAGCCGTTCAGCGGGGCCGAGGTGTTCGACTTCCCGGAGGGCATCGGGCCGCTGGAGTGCGTCAACGTGGAGCACGAGGAGGTGCTCCTCATGCCGCGCTGGGTCGACGCGAAGCGCGTGACGTTCAAGTACGGCCTGGGGGAGAAGGTCATCGACGTGCTGCGGACGCTGCACGAGCTCGGCCTGTCGTCGACGGTGCCGGTGCGGGTCGGCGACGTGTCGGTGTCGCCGCGCGAGGTCGTGGCCGCGTGCCTGCCCGACCCCGCCGGGCTCGGCCCCACGATGACCGGGCGGACCTGCGCGGGCGTGTGGGTCAGCGGCGTCGGGGTCGACGGGGAGCCGCGGGAGGTCTACCTCTACCACGTGGTCGACAACGCCTGGTCGATGCGCGAGTACGGGTGCCAGGCGGTGGTGTGGCAGACCGCGGTGAACCCCGTCGTCGCGCTGGAGCTGCTGGCCACCGGGGTGTGGTCGGGGCGGGGGGTGCTCGGGCCGGAGGCGTTCGACGCGGTCCCGTTCCTCGACCTGCTCACCGCCTACGGCTCGCCCTGGGGGCTGCGCGAGGGCGGCTGA
- a CDS encoding APC family permease produces the protein MTSEAREHGAGTSTAAEAQLRPGAISFVDALVIGLASTSPAYSLAAIIGPVVALVGVYAPGVLLASFVPMLLIASAFYYLNRVDQDCGTTFSWVTRAMGPWLGWIGGWSIAMTGVLVTGSLADTAVRFSLLTLNLDDLASNNAVVIPIVVVVVLAMTALCVLGTEISARFQNVLILVQVLSLLVFAAVALVRAATGDTPFDAETPSVSWLNPFAEGGAALTAGLLLGVFAYWGWESAVNLTEETTDSASTPGRAAIVSTVVLLATYLAVAYAVVAFAGTGFLAENQDQAELIFALLGEQVLGGWDWVLLLSVATAALASTQTTIIPASRTGLSMARRAALPRRLAHIHPRFRTPDVSTWTVAAIAIGWYVLIYLISENALFDSLTALSLLIAFYYSLTGIACAVYYRKQLLRSASNLVLIGIGPLVGSALLLYLLVLSVTDLNDPEASSSGTSWFGFGPPLVIGVGIFLVGIVFMIGWRLHDARFWQERPGVAPDLEKG, from the coding sequence ATGACCAGCGAGGCGCGGGAACACGGGGCCGGCACGTCGACGGCCGCCGAGGCGCAGCTCAGGCCGGGCGCGATCTCCTTCGTCGACGCGCTGGTGATCGGCCTGGCGTCGACCTCACCGGCGTACTCGCTGGCGGCGATCATCGGGCCGGTCGTCGCGCTCGTCGGGGTGTACGCGCCCGGCGTGCTGCTGGCGTCGTTCGTGCCGATGCTGCTCATCGCGTCGGCGTTCTACTACCTCAACAGGGTCGACCAGGACTGCGGGACGACGTTCTCCTGGGTCACGCGGGCGATGGGGCCCTGGCTCGGGTGGATCGGCGGCTGGTCGATCGCGATGACGGGCGTGCTCGTCACGGGCTCGCTCGCCGACACGGCCGTCCGTTTCTCGCTGCTCACGCTCAACCTCGACGACCTGGCGAGCAACAACGCCGTCGTCATCCCGATCGTCGTGGTCGTCGTGCTGGCGATGACGGCGCTCTGCGTGCTCGGCACCGAGATCTCGGCGCGGTTCCAGAACGTGCTGATCCTGGTGCAGGTGCTCTCGCTGCTGGTGTTCGCCGCGGTGGCGCTGGTGCGGGCGGCCACCGGCGACACCCCGTTCGACGCCGAGACGCCCTCCGTCTCCTGGCTCAACCCGTTCGCCGAGGGCGGCGCGGCGCTGACGGCGGGCCTGCTGCTCGGCGTGTTCGCCTACTGGGGCTGGGAGTCGGCGGTGAACCTCACCGAGGAGACCACCGACTCGGCGTCGACGCCGGGCCGCGCCGCGATCGTCTCCACAGTCGTCCTGCTGGCCACCTACCTGGCCGTCGCCTACGCCGTGGTGGCGTTCGCGGGCACCGGGTTCCTCGCCGAGAACCAGGACCAGGCCGAGCTGATCTTCGCGCTGCTCGGCGAGCAGGTGCTGGGCGGCTGGGACTGGGTGCTGCTGCTCTCGGTGGCCACCGCCGCGCTCGCCTCCACCCAGACCACGATCATCCCGGCCTCGCGCACGGGGCTGTCGATGGCGCGGCGGGCGGCGCTGCCCCGGCGGCTCGCGCACATCCACCCCCGGTTCCGCACCCCCGACGTGTCGACGTGGACGGTCGCGGCCATCGCCATCGGCTGGTACGTCCTCATCTACCTGATCAGCGAGAACGCGCTGTTCGACTCGCTCACCGCGCTGTCGCTGCTGATCGCCTTCTACTACTCGCTCACCGGCATCGCGTGCGCGGTCTACTACCGCAAGCAGCTGCTGCGCAGCGCGTCCAACCTGGTCCTCATCGGCATCGGCCCGCTCGTCGGCTCCGCGCTGCTGCTCTACCTGCTGGTCCTGTCGGTCACCGACCTCAACGACCCCGAGGCGAGCTCGTCGGGCACGTCCTGGTTCGGCTTCGGCCCGCCGCTCGTGATCGGGGTCGGGATCTTCCTGGTCGGTATCGTCTTCATGATCGGCTGGCGCCTGCACGACGCACGGTTCTGGCAGGAACGGCCCGGCGTGGCGCCGGACCTCGAGAAGGGCTGA
- a CDS encoding universal stress protein — protein MASGKSIVLGYDRSPGARRALDIAIELAGSFDVLLVLVHGIAPPNVVGEEAGQAREALDDMDEQVAAPAVAAAEAAGVRVLVEVVDSRPAPALIAAADEHDALVIVVGTWNESPLRGALLGSVSHKLLQISARPVLCVPATAPDAS, from the coding sequence GTGGCGAGTGGGAAGAGCATCGTCCTGGGCTACGACCGGTCCCCCGGGGCGAGGCGGGCCCTCGACATCGCGATCGAGCTGGCCGGCAGCTTCGACGTCCTGCTGGTGCTGGTGCACGGGATCGCGCCGCCGAACGTGGTCGGCGAGGAGGCCGGCCAGGCCCGCGAGGCCCTCGACGACATGGACGAGCAGGTCGCCGCGCCGGCCGTCGCGGCCGCGGAGGCCGCCGGCGTGCGGGTGCTGGTGGAGGTCGTCGACTCCCGTCCCGCCCCGGCCCTGATCGCCGCCGCCGACGAGCACGACGCGCTCGTCATCGTCGTCGGCACCTGGAACGAGAGCCCGCTGCGCGGCGCGCTGCTGGGCTCGGTGTCGCACAAGCTGCTGCAGATCTCGGCCCGCCCGGTGCTCTGCGTTCCGGCCACCGCACCGGACGCGTCGTGA
- the htpG gene encoding molecular chaperone HtpG — MTTETIEFQAEARQLMQLMIHSIYSNKDVFLRELVSNASDALDKLRLASYQTAFDGSGDLEVDVSDLHVTVRTDPEARTLTVADNGIGMSRDDVVGLIGTIARSGSAEVLAQLRKAKEAGGPSEEASAELIGQFGVGFYSSFMVADRVEMVTRRAGQSAGVHWESAGEGTYTIAEAPDAEQGTTITLHLKPVDVEDGLHDYADDAVVRRLITRYSDFITWPIRMGDEVVNSRKALWSRPQSDVSEEEYTEFYRHVSHDWQDPLETIRLSAEGTFEYQALLFLPSHAPMDLFMRDARRGVQLYVKRVFIMDDCEALVPEYLRFVKGVVDAADLSLNVSREILQQDRQIQLIRKRLVKKVLSTVRTMLDTVPEKYATFWSELGRAVKEGLISDHDNRQAILEICSFPTTHDPEKPTTLRDYVARMPEGQDAVYYMTGDSRAALEGSPHMEAFRAKGFEVLLLTDPVDEVWVETVPEFDGRPLASIAKGDVDLGGDEIDEETKQGFEGLLTWLGEALAEDVKEVRLSHRLTTSAACLVGDPGDLTPTLEKMYRAMGQEPPKVKRILELNPQSPLVTGLARSYDQRGDDEELRGIARLLHGTALLAEGGELPEPAAFAAALSAQLEKALQA; from the coding sequence ATGACGACCGAGACGATCGAGTTCCAGGCGGAGGCCCGTCAGCTGATGCAGCTGATGATCCACTCGATCTATTCGAACAAGGACGTCTTCCTCCGGGAGCTGGTCTCGAACGCCTCCGACGCGCTCGACAAGCTGCGCCTGGCCTCGTACCAGACCGCGTTCGACGGGTCTGGGGACCTGGAGGTCGACGTCTCCGACCTGCACGTCACCGTGCGGACCGACCCGGAGGCGCGCACCCTCACCGTCGCCGACAACGGCATCGGCATGAGCCGCGACGACGTCGTGGGCCTGATCGGCACGATCGCCCGCTCCGGCAGCGCCGAGGTGCTCGCGCAGCTGCGGAAGGCGAAGGAGGCGGGCGGCCCGTCCGAGGAGGCGTCGGCGGAGCTGATCGGCCAGTTCGGCGTCGGCTTCTACTCCAGCTTCATGGTCGCCGACCGCGTCGAGATGGTCACGCGCCGGGCCGGGCAGTCCGCGGGCGTGCACTGGGAGTCGGCGGGGGAGGGCACGTACACGATCGCCGAGGCCCCGGACGCCGAGCAGGGCACGACGATCACGCTGCACCTCAAGCCCGTCGACGTCGAGGACGGCCTGCACGACTACGCCGACGACGCCGTCGTCCGCCGGCTGATCACCCGCTACTCCGACTTCATCACCTGGCCCATCCGGATGGGCGACGAGGTCGTCAACTCCCGCAAGGCGCTGTGGTCGCGCCCGCAGAGCGACGTGAGCGAGGAGGAGTACACCGAGTTCTACCGGCACGTCAGCCACGACTGGCAGGACCCGCTGGAGACGATCCGGCTCTCCGCGGAGGGCACGTTCGAGTACCAGGCGCTGCTGTTCCTGCCCTCGCACGCGCCGATGGACCTCTTCATGCGCGACGCCCGCCGCGGCGTGCAGCTCTACGTCAAGCGCGTCTTCATCATGGACGACTGCGAGGCGCTCGTCCCCGAGTACCTGCGGTTCGTCAAGGGCGTCGTCGACGCGGCCGACCTCTCGCTCAACGTCTCCCGCGAGATCCTGCAGCAGGACCGCCAGATCCAGCTGATCCGCAAGCGCCTGGTCAAGAAGGTCCTGTCGACGGTGCGCACGATGCTCGACACCGTGCCGGAGAAGTACGCCACCTTCTGGTCCGAGCTCGGCCGCGCCGTCAAGGAGGGCCTGATCTCCGACCACGACAACCGGCAGGCGATCCTCGAGATCTGCTCCTTCCCGACCACGCACGACCCCGAGAAGCCCACGACGCTGCGCGACTACGTCGCCCGGATGCCGGAGGGCCAGGACGCCGTCTACTACATGACCGGCGACTCGCGGGCCGCGCTCGAGGGCTCCCCGCACATGGAGGCGTTCCGCGCCAAGGGCTTCGAGGTGCTGCTGCTGACCGACCCCGTCGACGAGGTCTGGGTCGAGACGGTCCCGGAGTTCGACGGCAGGCCGCTCGCCTCGATCGCGAAGGGCGACGTCGACCTCGGCGGCGACGAGATCGACGAGGAGACGAAGCAGGGGTTCGAGGGGCTGCTGACCTGGCTCGGGGAGGCGCTGGCCGAGGACGTCAAGGAGGTGCGCCTGTCGCACCGGCTCACGACGTCGGCGGCGTGCCTGGTCGGCGACCCCGGCGACCTCACCCCGACGCTGGAGAAGATGTACCGCGCGATGGGACAGGAGCCGCCGAAGGTCAAGCGGATCCTGGAGCTCAACCCGCAGAGCCCGCTGGTCACCGGGCTGGCCCGGTCCTACGACCAGCGCGGCGACGACGAGGAGCTGCGCGGCATCGCCCGCCTGCTGCACGGCACGGCGCTGCTGGCCGAGGGCGGCGAGCTGCCCGAGCCCGCCGCGTTCGCCGCCGCCCTGTCGGCGCAGCTGGAGAAGGCGCTGCAGGCCTAG
- a CDS encoding CAP domain-containing protein, producing MSISTSLKKIAQLTVGGFLAAGLMAGLATPASAAPRDCAYMGYGSYVDGLALDHRDDEVVLANAINAYRAQHGLRPLTYSRTLARPAMWASLDSYNRGFSPSNHVDTRGMGVAQRVEFCSGYTGYLGEINYWGTGTSQWVSPTAALNWWKNSPGHNARLLDPNATTFAVGQAYQGYPTITRAHYTVVFGNH from the coding sequence ATGTCGATCTCGACCAGCCTCAAGAAGATCGCCCAGCTGACCGTCGGCGGGTTCCTGGCCGCCGGCCTCATGGCCGGTCTCGCCACCCCCGCATCCGCCGCCCCGCGCGACTGCGCCTACATGGGCTACGGCAGCTACGTCGACGGCCTCGCCCTCGACCACCGCGACGACGAGGTCGTGCTCGCCAACGCGATCAACGCCTACCGCGCCCAGCACGGCCTGCGCCCGCTGACCTACTCCCGCACCCTGGCCCGCCCCGCGATGTGGGCGAGCCTCGACAGCTACAACCGCGGGTTCTCCCCCAGCAACCACGTCGACACCCGCGGCATGGGCGTCGCCCAGCGCGTCGAGTTCTGCTCGGGCTACACCGGCTACCTCGGCGAGATCAACTACTGGGGCACGGGGACGTCCCAGTGGGTGTCGCCCACGGCGGCGCTGAACTGGTGGAAGAACTCCCCCGGTCACAACGCCCGCCTGCTCGACCCGAACGCCACCACCTTCGCGGTCGGCCAGGCCTACCAGGGCTACCCGACCATCACCCGGGCGCACTACACGGTCGTCTTCGGCAACCACTGA
- a CDS encoding aminobutyraldehyde dehydrogenase, producing the protein MPDKSQLLNYIDGDFQPPAEGGWTDVVNPATGEVYATAPLSTGPDVDAAFAAAQNAFASWRRTTPGERMEALLKMAEAVEQGASRLIEAEARNTGKPLGLTASEEIPPMVDQIRFFAGAARMLEGRASAEYMRGFQSTIRREPVGVVGSVAPWNYPMMMAVWKFAPALAAGNTIVLKPSDTTPASAVLMAELFSDILPPGVFNVVCGDRGTGALLAGHPTPAMVSITGSTRAGKAVAQAAAATVKRTHLELGGKAPCVVFADADVAAAAEGIAVAGYFNAGQDCTAATRVIVDESIRGALVEALAEQAAAVRLSRDEVRGSEDLYIPPVNNPTQLAHVSGLVERAPSHARVVSGGEKAGGGGYFYTPTLVDGLRADDELVRTEIFGPVITVQGFTGEAQAVAMANDTDYGLAASVWTRDHGTALRVSAAIDSGCVWVNCHIPLVAEMPHGGVKQSGYGKDLSAYSLEDYTRVKHVMSWVGEGE; encoded by the coding sequence GTGCCCGACAAGAGCCAGCTCCTCAACTACATCGACGGCGACTTCCAGCCCCCCGCCGAGGGGGGCTGGACCGACGTCGTGAACCCGGCCACCGGCGAGGTCTACGCCACCGCGCCGCTCTCGACCGGGCCCGACGTCGACGCCGCGTTCGCCGCCGCGCAGAACGCGTTCGCCTCCTGGCGGCGCACCACGCCCGGGGAGCGGATGGAGGCACTGCTGAAGATGGCCGAGGCCGTCGAGCAGGGGGCGTCGCGACTGATCGAGGCGGAGGCCCGCAACACCGGCAAGCCGCTCGGGCTGACGGCGTCGGAGGAGATCCCGCCGATGGTCGACCAGATCCGGTTCTTCGCGGGGGCGGCCCGGATGCTGGAGGGCAGGGCGAGCGCGGAGTACATGCGCGGGTTCCAGTCGACGATCCGGCGCGAGCCCGTGGGCGTCGTCGGGTCGGTGGCGCCGTGGAACTACCCGATGATGATGGCGGTCTGGAAGTTCGCCCCCGCGCTGGCCGCGGGCAACACCATCGTCCTCAAGCCCAGCGACACCACCCCGGCCAGCGCCGTGCTGATGGCCGAGCTGTTCTCCGACATCCTGCCGCCCGGCGTGTTCAACGTCGTGTGCGGCGACCGCGGCACCGGTGCGCTGCTGGCCGGCCACCCCACGCCCGCGATGGTGTCGATCACCGGGAGCACCCGGGCGGGCAAGGCCGTCGCGCAGGCCGCGGCCGCCACCGTCAAGCGCACCCACCTGGAGCTGGGCGGCAAGGCCCCGTGCGTGGTGTTCGCCGACGCCGACGTCGCCGCGGCCGCCGAGGGCATCGCCGTCGCCGGGTACTTCAACGCCGGCCAGGACTGCACGGCCGCCACGCGCGTGATCGTCGACGAGTCGATCCGCGGCGCGCTGGTCGAGGCGCTCGCCGAGCAGGCCGCGGCCGTCCGCCTCTCCCGCGACGAGGTGCGCGGCAGCGAGGACCTCTACATCCCCCCGGTCAACAACCCGACGCAGCTCGCGCACGTGTCCGGGCTGGTGGAGCGGGCGCCGTCGCACGCGCGGGTGGTGTCGGGCGGCGAGAAGGCGGGCGGCGGCGGCTACTTCTACACCCCGACCCTGGTCGACGGCCTGCGCGCCGACGACGAGCTCGTCCGCACCGAGATCTTCGGTCCGGTGATCACCGTGCAGGGCTTCACGGGCGAGGCGCAGGCCGTCGCGATGGCCAACGACACCGACTACGGCCTCGCCGCGAGCGTGTGGACGCGCGACCACGGCACGGCGCTGCGGGTGTCGGCGGCGATCGACTCCGGCTGCGTCTGGGTCAACTGCCACATCCCGCTCGTGGCCGAGATGCCGCACGGCGGCGTGAAGCAGTCGGGGTACGGCAAGGACCTGTCGGCGTACTCGCTGGAGGACTAC